In the genome of Pontibacter actiniarum, the window CAACTACCTGCAGGAGAAGGGGATCATCTATAACAAGCGGGGCATTGGCTACTTCTTGGCCGAAGACGGCTTTGAAAAGACCATCGCCCTGAAGAAAGAGCAGTTTGTGGAGGAGGAGCTGCCCGCCTTCCTCAGAACCATGAAGCTGCTGGGCCTGTCGCTCGATGACTTGAAAGCCTATGCGGCCAGGTATGCCGGGGCAAGTGTAAACTAGGAGAGACCTTCACCATTAACGCGCATTAACATGAAACTAAGTAACAAACTTCTGCTGGGCCTGCTCTTTGCGGTGCTGCTCGGTATTACAGCGGTGCTAGGCACGGCTAAATACTATGC includes:
- a CDS encoding GntR family transcriptional regulator, coding for MEFKENQAIYLQIANRFFENILKKEWQSGDKIPSIRDMAVEFEVNPNTTMRTFNYLQEKGIIYNKRGIGYFLAEDGFEKTIALKKEQFVEEELPAFLRTMKLLGLSLDDLKAYAARYAGASVN